The Chitinophaga parva genomic sequence AGCAGTGAACCCGGATAATGGCGGCCTGCTGGAATCGCCCAAGGAAAACGTGATGGTAAGTGGTTTCGGGATCAAACACCCGCTGAATACGATCACTTCCGCCTGGACAGACATTAGCATGAACGCCAGTATGGAATCCTTCCTGGTGGGATATAACGATCCGCGCCTGCCCCTGTTCTTTGACCCTACCACGGAAGGTGGCCTGGGTGGCAAATACAAGGGTATACGTATAGGCAGTAGCGTTACCGCCAAGCCTGGCTACACCGGTTTCTCCACGCTGGCTTATGTTACGGCCAACACCTTTGCGCCGGATGCGCCAATCCAGTTGATGACCTCCGCTGAAATATGGTTCCTCCGCGCGGAAGGCGCGCTGCGTGGCTGGCCCAATATGGGAGGCACCGTACAGGAGCTGTATGAAAAGGGGATCACCACTTCTTTCTCCCAGTGGGAGGTTGCAGAAAAAGCACCGGATTATATTGCCGATGCCACCAGCAAGCCCCTGGCCTATGTAGACCCGAAGAACGCGGAGAACAATGCGCCGGCTACCACAGCCATCACGATCAAGTGGGACGATGCGGCCACTTTTGAAACAAAGCTGGAACGCATCCTTACCCAGAAATGGATCGCCGTATTCCCGGAAGGGCAGGAAGCATGGACGGAATACCGCCGCACCGGTTATCCCAAATTATTCCCCGTGGTGAACAACCTTAGCAATAATACGATTGACACCAGGATCCAGATCCGCCGCATCAACTTCCCGCTGCAGGAAAGAAATATCAACGCCGCGGAAGTGGCCAAGGCGGTGACCCTGCTGGGCGGGCCGGATACGGGTGGCACGCCGCTGTGGTGGGATAAGAAGCCGCACTAACCACGCCTTTGTCATAAACCGTTAGCATACACAAAACAAAAAGTCCTGCCACGCGTGGCAGGACTTTTTGTTGGATATAGCAGCAAGGCAAAAAATTATTTCGCAGCGGCATTGTCAAAGTAATGAGAGAAGAAGAGCAGCTGGAACTGGATGGAGTTGCCCCAGTATTCCCAGTTGTGCTCACCCGGGCGTTCAATGTAATCGTGGTGAATGCCCATGGCCAGCAGTTTGGCGTGGAGGGCTTTGTTCACATCATAAAAGAAATCACGCACGCCGCAGTCAAAGATGATGGCGAGCTGCCCGTTCTTCAGGCTGGAGGCCTGTTCCATCACGGTCCATTTATCCCAGTTGTGCGCAGCGGTATCTAAAGGCCCAAGGCGTTTGGCCACTTCCCAGTTTTGCGGGAAAGGGCGTACATCCACGCCGCCGCTCATGCTGCCCACGGCACCAAACATATCGGGGTGGCGCAGGGCATTCCACAGGGCGCCATGCCCGCCCATGCTCAGGCCAGTGATGGCGCGGCCGGTACGGTTGGCAATGGTGGCGTAATGTGCATCCACATAAGCCGGCAGTTCTGTGCTGATAAAGGTTTCATAGCGGTAGTTGCTGTCTACAGGGCTGTTCCAGTACCAGCTGTTATTCCCATCCGGGCATACAAAGATCCAATGGTGTGCATCTGCCTGTGCCCGCAGGTAGGGCGCCATG encodes the following:
- a CDS encoding alpha/beta hydrolase, translating into MIRKILATLLLAAAFISARAASVDTVLVPSAAMHKNVKCVVIAPAHVKSLRGLHVVYLLNGYSGNHSDYARHMAPYLRAQADAHHWIFVCPDGNNSWYWNSPVDSNYRYETFISTELPAYVDAHYATIANRTGRAITGLSMGGHGALWNALRHPDMFGAVGSMSGGVDVRPFPQNWEVAKRLGPLDTAAHNWDKWTVMEQASSLKNGQLAIIFDCGVRDFFYDVNKALHAKLLAMGIHHDYIERPGEHNWEYWGNSIQFQLLFFSHYFDNAAAK
- a CDS encoding RagB/SusD family nutrient uptake outer membrane protein, with translation MNISYISRRPFAWIIALVAALGLASCTKSFEAYNTDNTTFSEDELKPDFQYIGAYFPEIQSSIYYNFNNTTWEYQLQQNLIADCYSGYMMSPDPFRGNINNLNYSLVDGWNGYPFSLAYAHVMGPVAQVARKGAREAAPDFWAIALILKVEGMHRVTDIYGPIPYTHYGESTTTAAYDDQATVYHKFFDELDTAVTNLKAYMAKYPGKKPFEKFDMVFGGDYSKWLKFANSLRLRLALRLAYVEEARGKAEAAKAVNPDNGGLLESPKENVMVSGFGIKHPLNTITSAWTDISMNASMESFLVGYNDPRLPLFFDPTTEGGLGGKYKGIRIGSSVTAKPGYTGFSTLAYVTANTFAPDAPIQLMTSAEIWFLRAEGALRGWPNMGGTVQELYEKGITTSFSQWEVAEKAPDYIADATSKPLAYVDPKNAENNAPATTAITIKWDDAATFETKLERILTQKWIAVFPEGQEAWTEYRRTGYPKLFPVVNNLSNNTIDTRIQIRRINFPLQERNINAAEVAKAVTLLGGPDTGGTPLWWDKKPH